From one Salmo salar chromosome ssa09, Ssal_v3.1, whole genome shotgun sequence genomic stretch:
- the LOC106611535 gene encoding glutathione S-transferase P isoform X1 — protein MGPYTITYFGVRGRCGAMRIMMADQGLEWKEIVVDFADWMKGDLKATCVFGQLPKLEDGGFALYQSNAILRHLGRNHDAYGKDGKEAALIDMMCDGVEDLRLKYAKMIYQEYDTGKDAYIKDLPNHLDKFEAVMAKNKTGFLVDDKPSFADYSLFEVLLNHLVLCSSCLDTFPSLKSFVEKMSARPKIKAFLDSDAYKKLPINGNGKQ, from the exons TGGGTCCCTACACAATCACCTACTTTGGAGTCCGAG GGCGCTGTGGCGCTATGAGAATCATGATGGCCGACCAGGGACTGGAATGGAAGGAGATCGTGGTGGACTTTGCGGACTGGATGAAGGGAGATCTGAAAGCCACTTGT GTATTTGGTCAGTTGCCCAAGTTAGAAGATGGAGGATTTGCCCTGTACCAGTCAAATGCCATTCTGAGGCACTTGGGCCGCAATCATG atgcctaTGGGAAAGATGGCAAGGAGGCTGCCCTCATTGACATGATGTGTGATGGCGTTGAGGACCTTCGTCTTAAATATGCAAAAATGATTTACCAGGAATAC GATACTGGTAAAGACGCATACATCAAAGACCTCCCTAACCACCTTGACAAGTTTGAAGCTGTGATGGCCAAAAACAAGACTGGTTTTCTTGTTGACGACAAG CCTTCCTTTGCTGACTATAGTCTGTTTGAAGTCCTGCTCAACCACCTGGTGCTCTGCTCCAGTTGCCTGGATACCTTCCCCTCCCTGAAGAGTTTTGTCGAGAAGATGTCTGCCCGTCCCAAAATCAAGGCCTTCCTAGACTCTGACGCCTACAAGAAACTGCCAATTAATGGCAATGGCAAACAGTAA
- the LOC106611535 gene encoding glutathione S-transferase P 1 isoform X2: MRIMMADQGLEWKEIVVDFADWMKGDLKATCVFGQLPKLEDGGFALYQSNAILRHLGRNHDAYGKDGKEAALIDMMCDGVEDLRLKYAKMIYQEYDTGKDAYIKDLPNHLDKFEAVMAKNKTGFLVDDKPSFADYSLFEVLLNHLVLCSSCLDTFPSLKSFVEKMSARPKIKAFLDSDAYKKLPINGNGKQ, translated from the exons ATGAGAATCATGATGGCCGACCAGGGACTGGAATGGAAGGAGATCGTGGTGGACTTTGCGGACTGGATGAAGGGAGATCTGAAAGCCACTTGT GTATTTGGTCAGTTGCCCAAGTTAGAAGATGGAGGATTTGCCCTGTACCAGTCAAATGCCATTCTGAGGCACTTGGGCCGCAATCATG atgcctaTGGGAAAGATGGCAAGGAGGCTGCCCTCATTGACATGATGTGTGATGGCGTTGAGGACCTTCGTCTTAAATATGCAAAAATGATTTACCAGGAATAC GATACTGGTAAAGACGCATACATCAAAGACCTCCCTAACCACCTTGACAAGTTTGAAGCTGTGATGGCCAAAAACAAGACTGGTTTTCTTGTTGACGACAAG CCTTCCTTTGCTGACTATAGTCTGTTTGAAGTCCTGCTCAACCACCTGGTGCTCTGCTCCAGTTGCCTGGATACCTTCCCCTCCCTGAAGAGTTTTGTCGAGAAGATGTCTGCCCGTCCCAAAATCAAGGCCTTCCTAGACTCTGACGCCTACAAGAAACTGCCAATTAATGGCAATGGCAAACAGTAA